Part of the Flavobacteriales bacterium genome is shown below.
CAGCGACATCGTTGTGTTTCCACAAAACTCTATTGTGGCAGAAAAAAAAATGAAGGCGCTTGGCGCAAAAGATGTTGAAGCCATTGATTTAAACCCCGAAGGCGATCACAATTCGTGTTACAATCCAGCGATGGTTTATGCTTTAGATTGGTTTAATGAGTTGAGGGAAGATTGTGGGGAGTAGAAAGGCTAGAAGCAAGGTGTCTTGTACTGAAATAGGTTGACAGATTTGTATGTTATTCCTGCAATAGGTTTACAGGTTGTTTATAATAGTTCTTCCATCTTCTTTTTAAAGTTCCTGAACTCTGATGTGCTTGTTCTGGTGTTAGCATGTTTGTACTCATATGTGGTCTTTGTCTATTGTAGGTTTTCACTCCTCTATCTAACCGCTCTTTGATTGGCATAATCTGGTTTTGAATCTGATATAAAAACTCTTGTTTAATTATTCTATTAATTCTTTCTGCTATTGCATTTTCTAAAGGATCTCCATTTTGTGTCATGCTTATCTTGATTCCATTGTTTTTTAATAACGAAGTGTAAGCATTTAAACAGTATTGTATTCCTCTATCAGGATGATGGATTAAATTGCTTGGAGTATTACTTAGTTCGTTAATAGCCTT
Proteins encoded:
- a CDS encoding DDE-type integrase/transposase/recombinase; amino-acid sequence: MTHPNYVCVTDITYVNVGKGFRYLWLITDAYSRKIVGYNLLETLEAKHGIDALQKAINELSNTPSNLIHHPDRGIQYCLNAYTSLLKNNGIKISMTQNGDPLENAIAERINRIIKQEFLYQIQNQIMPIKERLDRGVKTYNRQRPHMSTNMLTPEQAHQSSGTLKRRWKNYYKQPVNLLQE